A genome region from Brassica oleracea var. oleracea cultivar TO1000 chromosome C2, BOL, whole genome shotgun sequence includes the following:
- the LOC106326463 gene encoding uncharacterized protein LOC106326463, which yields MGETTKGDATKPSPNQISPPKDSSLDHQTLNPSLLHHQHQSFLSSPIFIPTVSSPGAPVIPKRPRFSSSGGLSPPQWRALPSPSTVPTASTISSLPSPSTAVIAASSTETAGSSPLVQEATNTEKQQPETESFQHKFRKGKYVSPVWKPNEMLCLARAWKVQYQNQRTGSGSGSGSGSGEGRGKTRAEKDREVAEYLNRKGVNRDSKVAGTKWDNMLGEFRKVNEWEKGADRERYGKSYFRLSPYERKQHQLPASFDEEVYNELALFIGPRVRAPTISRSVSGGATADVTLTPPSAETLPPPLHPPVMTSRDDDINNNPITSIGRGKRLALSTVGDDHPQYPYSSNIARGSGLFSNRSLYYNPSCERIPSSSSSSSLKDLRRVGKIRLTWEESVNLWAEEGEVDYGRIRVCGSSFLNADELTYLDDSMVASTMESFEDGPLKGFSLDKFISGQHLKVFGRQKSTSSSAPPLSVNMAFDRAQLPHSEHIHKSISTLEFQDPSEHCLSKLRVPAGNLPSITELARYLQEPPPENLRFPLRLDVYNDLPLGKELFFSTSSTELLDCRAITYDILGPIMSPLNMGFVIFNKDSLIPLWEDCVNRMVSKFCEMVVLRKPDSSSCVENVQDQWPNVMGFVKGFGLWRGEEVDKVREGAPDPSSLLVEKILWSYNDLPYILGYHAKGLTVTFCSLSRSSHDRVTCTDLYSFDVSSPSDRIKALVPCYRLASLLPLLADQCTASRLCYNDYERINHGDLLTEMTPHTVTKYYSSKRKWNVTKGIYDFLDQRIPHAEHLDRASEKDLSLSFKPRGIRVKPLNVDQLIESLMCVTRALVALHDLSFMHRNMGWENVMKSETTTTSNAEWFVCGFEEAAESPQLNPHRLAAQEEEEERGRHAPEMERGLHAVKVDVWGVGYMIKTCGVSNVPKMLRELQGKCLEPNQENRPTAADCFHHLLQVQPAVPSSY from the exons ATGGGTGAGACAACAAAAGGAGATGCTACAAAACCATCACCGAATCAAATCTCCCCACCTAAAGATTCTTCACTTGATCACCAAACACTAAACCCATCACTCCTCCACCACCAACACCAATCTTTCCTGTCTTCTCCCATCTTCATCCCAACCGTCTCTTCTCCAGGAGCTCCTGTCATCCCCAAACGACCACGTTTCAGCTCTTCCGGCGGTCTCTCCCCACCTCAATGGAGAGCCTTGCCGTCACCTTCCACCGTACCAACCGCCTCCACAATCTCTTCATTACCGTCCCCTTCCACCGCCGTCATAGCAGCCTCTTCTACCGAAACCGCCGGATCTTCACCGCTGGTTCAAGAAGCTACAAACACCGAGAAACAACAACCCGAAACGGAGTCCTTTCAACATAAATTTAGAAAAGGGAAATACGTGAGCCCTGTGTGGAAACCAAACGAGATGCTATGTCTAGCAAGAGCATGGAAAGTCCAGTACCAAAACCAGAGAACCGGGTCTGGATCCGGATCCGGATCCGGGTCGGGCGAGGGAAGAGGGAAAACAAGGGCTGAGAAAGACAGGGAAGTAGCCGAGTACCTAAACCGGAAAGGTGTAAACCGGGATTCGAAAGTCGCTGGCACAAAATGGGACAACATGCTTGGTGAGTTCAGGAAAGTGAACGAGTGGGAGAAAGGAGCAGATAGAGAGAGGTACGGTAAGAGTTACTTCAGGCTCTCTCCTTACGAGAGGAAACAACATCAACTTCCCGCGTCTTTCGACGAAGAAGTGTACAATGAATTGGCTCTTTTCATTGGTCCACGTGTCAGAGCTCCGACTATTAGCCGCAGTGTGAGTGGCGGAGCTACGGCGGATGTTACCTTAACGCCTCCGTCTGCTGAGACGCTTCCTCCTCCTCTTCATCCACCGGTTATGACTTCAAGAGATGATGATATTAATAATAACCCTATCACTTCCATCG GAAGAGGGAAGAGATTAGCATTATCAACAGTTGGAGATGATCATCCTCAGTATCCGTATTCAAGCAACATTGCTAGAGGGTCAGGTTTATTCTCTAATAGATCATTGTACTATAATCCTTCTTGCGAGAGGATTCCTTCTTCTTCTTCATCTTCCTCTCTAAAAGATCTTCGCCGTGTTGGGAAAATACGGTTAACTTGGGAGGAATCGGTTAACTTGTGGGCTGAAGAAGGAGAGGTTGATTATGGGAGAATTAGGGTTTGTGGGTCGAGTTTCTTGAATGCAGATGAGCTCACCTACTTGGATGATTCCATGGTGGCTTCTACAATGGAATCTTTCGAAGATGGACCTCTCAAAGGATTTTCTTTGGATAAATTCATTTCTGGTCAACATCTTAAAGTCTTTGGGAGACAAAAGTCAACTTCATCATCTGCTCCTCCACTTTCAG TGAATATGGCATTTGATAGGGCTCAGCTTCCACACTCCGAGCACATTCACAAAT CAATATCAACGTTGGAGTTCCAAGACCCATCAGAGCACTGCTTGAGTAAATTGCGGGTGCCGGCGGGGAATCTTCCGAGCATAACTGAGCTCGCACGGTATCTTCAAGAACCACCGCCGGAAAATCTCCGGTTTCCTCTTCGACTAGACGTTTACAATGACTTGCCACTGGGAAAAGAGCTCTTCTTCTCCACCTCCTCCACGGAGCTACTTGATTGTAGAGCAATCACATATGATATCCTCGGTCCCATAATGTCCCCCTTAAATATGGGTTTCGTGATCTTTAACAAAGACTCGCTGATACCGCTTTGGGAAGACTGCGTTAACCGAATGGTTTCAAAGTTTTGTGAAATGGTGGTTTTGCGTAAACCGGATTCGTCTTCTTGTGTTGAAAACGTCCAAGATCAGTGGCCTAACGTGATGGGATTTGTAAAAGGGTTTGGTTTATGGAGGGGAGAAGAGGTTGATAAGGTACGAGAAGGTGCACCTGATCCTTCTTCTCTATTGGTCGAAAAGATTCTTTGGTCGTACAATGATCTTCCATACATTCTTGGTTATCACGCAAAAGGGCTCACCGTAACGTTCTGCTCTTTGAGCCGCTCTTCGCATGATCGAGTGACCTGCACTGATCTTTATTCATTTGATGTCTCGTCACCATCGGACCGAATCAAGGCATTGGTTCCTTGTTACCGTCTCGCTTCTCTTTTACCTTTGCTTGCAGATCAGTGCACTGCGAGTCGTTTATGTTACAACGACTACGAGAGAATCAATCATGGAGATTTATTGACTGAGATGACCCCTCACACGGTGACTAAGTATTACTCAAGCAAGAGAAAATGGAACGTAACGAAAGGAATCTACGACTTTCTCGACCAACGAATTCCACACGCGGAGCATTTGGACAGGGCAAGCGAGAAGGATCTCTCGTTGAGCTTTAAGCCACGTGGAATCAGAGTCAAACCTCTAAATGTTGACCAGCTCATCGAGTCTCTGATGTGTGTGACGAGAGCGCTTGTTGCGCTTCACGACCTTTCGTTCATGCATCGTAACATGGGATGGGAAAATGTAATGAAAAGCGAGACGACGACAACATCGAACGCCGAATGGTTTGTTTGCGGGTTCGAAGAAGCGGCTGAGTCCCCACAGCTCAACCCGCACCGCCTTGCGGCACAGGAAGAGGAGGAGGAGCGTGGGAGACACGCGCCGGAGATGGAGAGAGGATTGCATGCGGTGAAAGTGGATGTGTGGGGAGTAGGTTATATGATAAAGACTTGTGGAGTGAGTAATGTTCCAAAGATGTTAAGAGAACTTCAAGGTAAGTGTTTGGAACCGAACCAAGAGAACCGACCGACCGCAGCCGATTGCTTCCACCACCTCCTCCAGGTTCAGCCTGCCGTTCCATCGTCGTATTAG
- the LOC106326062 gene encoding transcription factor bHLH36-like has translation MDDCREKRRRCTKLRVSTDNNDMEKMMHREIERQRRQEMASLYASLRSLLPLHFIQGKRSTSDQVNEAINYITYLEKKIKELSLRRDELMLLSRGTRLDDSKDEMETMNHVVVRQCLVGVEIVLSSRSCRGQPRLSSVLQVLSENGLCLLNSTSSIVDDRLIYTLQAGVNDSNLIDLSKLEERLTRMK, from the exons ATGGACGATTGTCGGGAGAAAAGAAGACGCTGTACGAAACTAAGAGTAAGTACTGATAACAACGACATGGAGAAGATGATGCATAGAGAAATTGAGAGACAGAGAAGACAAGAAATGGCTTCTCTTTATGCTTCTCTTCGTTCTCTTCTCCCTCTTCATTTCATTCAG GGTAAGCGTTCGACGTCAGATCAAGTGAATGAAGCGATTAACTACATAACGTATTTAGAGAAGAAGATCAAGGAGCTGAGTTTGAGGAGGGATGAGCTCATGTTACTGTCTAGAGGAACCCGCTTGGATGATTCGAAGGATGAGATGGAGACAATGAATCATGTGGTGGTTCGTCAGTGTTTGGTGGGTGTGGAAATAGTGCTTAGCAGTCGCTCCTGCCGTGGCCAACCGCGGCTTTCGAGTGTTCTTCAAGTTCTTAGTGAAAATGGTCTCTGCCTTCTTAACTCCACCTCCTCTATTGTTGATGATAGACTGATTTACACTCTACAAGCTGGG GTCAACGATTCGAACTTGATTGACTTATCAAAACTGGAAGAGAGATTAACCAGAATGAAGTAA